The genomic region CTGAAACTCTGTACCTTTTGGCAATTTTCCCTAAGGTATCACCTCTCTTTACCCTGTAAATTACATCAGCATTGGATTGAGAGGTAAGAAATAGAAGGCTAATAAATAATAGAAAAATCCTCATATTCTCCTCTTGGTTCTGTGAAGGAGTATTCTATACTCTCAACCTTTGCAAAGAATGGACCTTCCCAAAGGGAATTTAAAAGCTCCCTCAATCTATCCTCATCTCCCTCTGCATAGACCTCAACCCTTCCATCTGGAAGGTTCCTGACAAATCCAGTTAATCCCAATCTTTTAGCAATTCTCTTTGTGAAAGCCCTATAACCAACTCCCTGAACTCTACCAGAAACGAGTGCGTGAAGAGCCCTTACAGCCAATTTTCAATTTCCCC from Balnearium lithotrophicum harbors:
- a CDS encoding acylphosphatase, yielding MAVRALHALVSGRVQGVGYRAFTKRIAKRLGLTGFVRNLPDGRVEVYAEGDEDRLRELLNSLWEGPFFAKVESIEYSFTEPRGEYEDFSIIY